Proteins encoded within one genomic window of Salvelinus namaycush isolate Seneca unplaced genomic scaffold, SaNama_1.0 Scaffold2044, whole genome shotgun sequence:
- the LOC120038031 gene encoding metalloproteinase inhibitor 2-like, with product MTRYVSSCFITLFVLFLWRVEDIADACRCSPPHPQQAFCDADIVIRAKVVGKKALSNEIKYDVQQIKMFKGPDRVIHAVFTSSSSASCGVTLETNKEYLFTGRMSTDGSMHLVMCDFIQYWEDLNGTQKKSLTQRYQSGCDCTIIRCSSLPCPVSAPDECLWTDLLLADGQSGPQAKYSACLKGRDGSCAWYRGMAPFKK from the exons ATGACGCGGTATGTAAGCAGTTGTTTCATTACTCTGTTCGTTCTGTTCCTTTGGCGGGTCGAAGACATCGCAGATGCTTGCAGATGCTCCCCTCCGCATCCTCAACAGGCTTTTTGCGATGCAGATATCG TGATCAGGGCGAAGGTGGTTGGCAAGAAAGCTTTGTCTAACGAGATCAAGTATGACGTCCAACAGATCAAG ATGTTCAAAGGTCCTGACCGGGTTATCCACGCCGTCTTCACTTCATCCTCTTCAGCCTCGTGTGGTGTGACCCTGGAAACCAACAAGGAGTATCTCTTCACGG gcagGATGAGTACTGATGGCAGTATGCATTTAGTCATGTGTGACTTTATTCAATACTGGGAGGACTTGAATGGCACACAAAAGAAGAGCTTGACTCAACGCTACCAAAGCGGCTGCGATTGCACG ATCATCCGCTGCTCTTCCCTCCCCTGTCCCGTCAGCGCCCCAGATGAGTGCCTTTGGACAGACTTGTTGTTGGCCGATGGCCAAAGCGGACCCCAGGCCAAGTACTCTGCCTGTCTCAAGGGGCGTGATGGGTCCTGTGCCTGGTACAGGGGGATGGCT